In Pelotomaculum isophthalicicum JI, the sequence TTATTCATAGTGCTTTAAATTTACCTGACACAGGAACCATCTTGGAATTAGGTTCGGGGTATGGTTTTTTTTTAAATATGTTTAGAGGTTGGGATGTTATTGGGGTTGAGGCATCATCGCATGCCGCAGACTATGCGATAAATGAATTTGGCCTAAATATTCAAAAGAAAACAATTGAAGAAGCTGAACTACCTAAAAACTACTTTGATGTTGTTGCTATCTTTCATGTTTTGGAACACCTCGGGAACCCAATCCAGACACTCTCTAATATTTATAACTTGCTAAAAAAGGACGGAGTATTGTTTTTGGAAGTACCTAATGTTTATAACCCTGTGTTTTCTTTAACTGAATTTATTTTTCACGTTTATCAGCATATGTATGATTTTTCTCCCGTTACCTTAAATTCTATGCTGAGTAAAGTTGGTTTTGAGAAAATATATATGGCAGATCATCCCTTATTAATGTATCATCCTAGTAATCTAAGAGTAATTGCCAGAAAGATCAATCATGAGGTTAAGAAACAGGATAATGACCGTGAGAATGTTAAGGTCGCTCTATTAAAGTTTTATAACTGGGTTGAATCTATAAAATCTTATATTAATAATTTAATTGATAACTGGATAAGTATGGGTAAGAAAGTTTTGATTTACGGTGCAGGGATCCATACTCAGGCTCTTATTGAATTGATTGACTTTAAAAATTGCAATATGTTAGGTATTGTCGATGATAACGTGTCAAAAGTCGGAAGCAAAGTCGGTAAATGGAAAGTGTATGCTATTGATGATATTAATAAATTGAATCCTGATATTATATTAATATCTTCTTATGCATTTGAAAATGAGATATATGATAAGTTAAATAAACTAAAAAGAAAAGATGTGGATATAGTAAAAATATATGGAGGATTGGAAAATGACAGCTGATAATAAGAAAACCATAATTGTGATAGGAGCAGGGTTGTTATCCATTAAGAATATTGAGACTGCCAAAAAGATGGGATATAAAGTTATCGTAACTGATATGAATCCAAATGCTATTGGCTTTAAATATGCTGATATACCTATTTTATTAAGTACAAGAGATATTGACGGTCATGTAAGGGAGGCAAAAGAATTAAGTAATAATCATAATATTGTTGGTGTTTTCACGGCCGGTGCAGATGTTGAGGTTACAGTGGCTCATACTGCAAGAGCTTTGGGACTTATTGGTGTATCCCCTGAAGTTGCTAATAAGTGCAATGATAAATTATTAATGAGGCAAGAATTAGCTAAAGCAAATGTACCTGGACCAAAATTTGCTAAAGTGAATGATAAAAAGGATGCTCTTAGATTTATTAAGGAAGTGGGTTACCCTGTAATTATTAAGCCACTTGATAATTGCGGTTCAAGAGGCGTGAGGGTTATTAGTAACGATACCGAATTGGATTCTTCTATTGAGTTTTCAAAAGAGCTTGGTGTCTGTGAAAAAGAAAGTCTACTTATTGAAGAGTTTCTGGAAGGGCCAACGCAAACGGTTGAAATGCTTGTTTGTGATGGGAAGTACCATTTATGTAGCATAATAGATACCTTTCATGATTATTTTCCTTATAGAGTTGAAGTGGCTCATGTGAATCCCACTATATTATCTAAAGATCTTCAGAATGAATTATTTATGTTGGCAAGAAGAGCTTCCGAAGTGATCGGAATAGATGTTGGTGCAGCAAAGGTTGATACAATTATTTCCGGCAAGGAAGGACCTGTAGTCATGGAGATGACCTCACGGTTAAGTGGTGGTTTTCATTGCCAATATACTACACCTTTGGCGCATGGTACTAATAATATTAAAGCAGCTATTGATATTGCCGTTGGAAATCCAATTAAATATGCTGATATCGTTCCCAGCAAAAACAGGCATGCTCGTTGTCAAGCACTTTTCCCTCAGCCAGGAAAAGTGGTGTCAATTAACGGGGTAGAGAAAGCGAAAATGGTACCAGGGGTAGAAGAGATATTTGTTTTAGTAAATGAAGGTGATTTAGTGCCGGAATATAGGAGTTCAGCCGATAGAGTATGTTTTGTTATCACAAGCGGAGCTTCATATGAGGAAGCGTTAAGAGTTGCCAAACAAGCAAAGAGCCTGATTAATATTGAAACCATCCGTTAAGCAATTTGGGTTTCGAATATTACTGGTAAAACAGCTTAACTTAGAGAGCGGTGGATATATGAATATTATTGTCACTGGTAGTGCCGGTTTTATAGGATCACAGTTGACAGAAAAATTTTTAGTTGATGGCCACAAAGTAACAGGTATCGATGCTTTTCGCGATTATTATCCGAAGAAAATTAAATTAAAAAATTTACGTAAGTCTACGACCTATCCTTTGTTTACCTTTATAGAAAAAGATTTGACAATGATTCCAAATCCAGAATTAATAGATTTATTAACCTCGGCGGATGTAGTTGTTCATCTGGCTGCCCAAGCTGGTGTTCGGGCTAGTTGGGGAGCGAATTTTGATATCTATCTGCGGGATAACATTTTAGCTACACAAAAGCTATTGGAGGCGGCTAAGGGCTGTAATTTGAAGAAGTTTATTTATGCATCTTCTTCCTCAATATATGGAAATATTAATACTTTTCCTGTTTCTGAGGATACACTTCCCAACCCATTTTCCCCATATGGTGTGACTAAGCTGGCAGGAGAAAAGATGTGCCTGTTGTATTGGCTGAATTATGGGGTTCCTGTGGTTTGCCTTCGTTATTTTACCGTCTATGGACCCCGACAGCGCCCTGATATGGGTATTTATAAATTTATCAAATCGCTATTGAATGATAATCAGATTATAGTTTATGGTGACGGTAATCAAACTAGGGACTTCACCTACGTAGACGATATTTTACAGGCTAATTATTTGGCTATACAAGGTTTATCTGGGAATATTTATAATATAGGCGGTTCTCAGCAAGTAACTGTTAATGAGCTAATTTTCCTTCTTGAGAGATTTATTGGAAAGAGAGCAAAAATAAAATATACTGAGAAGCAGAAAGGTGACGTTAATAGCACATCAGCGGATATTACAAAAGCAAGGCAGGAATTGGGTTATAAACCCTTAACCGATATTGAAAAGGGCCTTAACGCTCAAATAAGGTGGATGCAAGAGGGTGTTTAAAGATTGCTTTATATGTATGGTATTTTCCATGGTAATCTCCAGTTTTCCAGCATTCCGGAGGATCAATATCCGGTTCTCTTAGATAAATGTTACTGGCCCCTACTGGACTTGGCAAGAGAGTTTGGTTGGCCATTGGGCTTTGAATTTCCTGCATGGTCATTGGAAGTATTAAATAAAATTGACGCTTCTTTTGTTAAAGAATTGTCGCAGGGATGGAAGGACGGCCTATGGGAAATAATTGGCTCGGGTTATTCGCAAGTTATTATGCCTTTAACACCTGCGCGCTTGAATTTAGAAAATCTGGAATGGGGACAAAGAATATATGAGAGTTTACTGGGTAAGCACCCTAAAGTTGCTTATGTAAATGAACAGGTTATTTCACGTGGTCTAACTGAGCTTTACGGGCAAGCAGGTTACCGCTACTTGTTTTTAGATTGGGATAACACTGTTGCTGCTGCTCAATTATCTAATGATTTGAGGTATAAGCCACAGTGGTTGAAAGGCGCGAAAATTAAACGAGTTGGTATCATATGGAACAGTTTTATCTCTTTTCAACGTTTTCAGCGATATATTCACGGTGAGATTAATCTTAAAGGATATATTGATTTCTTGTTATCTCATTATCATCCTGCCAATGACCGGGCTATATCTTTTTACGGTTCGGACTGGGAAATATTTGATTATCGCCCCGGTAGTATTGATGCTTATTTGCCTGTTACGTCCAATCAGAAAGAGGTTTCACGTCTTAAGGAACTCTTACATGTTTTAAATGATGATCATCGTTTTGCTTTAATTTCTCCCTCAAATGTAGCGGAAGTTTTGACCCCGGAAGGAGAAGTTGACGTATGTTCTTCTAGCTATCCCATACCCTGCAAAAAACAGGCAAAATATAATGTGGTTCGTTGGGCAGTTTGTGGGCGGGAAAATTCCAAAAAAAATACTCTTATGTACAGGACTTTTAAATTGCTTCAGGACGTTGAATCCATGCAGAAAGCAATTTTACCTTCTAC encodes:
- a CDS encoding methyltransferase domain-containing protein, with protein sequence MGLRKENSEIINDYEFVKCNLCDADNYEVIWEGNGFRKCLCGECGLAYLNPRMTVEKAKSYYGDYIQPFPSGYLTREDNNFIRAARDQYHFIHSALNLPDTGTILELGSGYGFFLNMFRGWDVIGVEASSHAADYAINEFGLNIQKKTIEEAELPKNYFDVVAIFHVLEHLGNPIQTLSNIYNLLKKDGVLFLEVPNVYNPVFSLTEFIFHVYQHMYDFSPVTLNSMLSKVGFEKIYMADHPLLMYHPSNLRVIARKINHEVKKQDNDRENVKVALLKFYNWVESIKSYINNLIDNWISMGKKVLIYGAGIHTQALIELIDFKNCNMLGIVDDNVSKVGSKVGKWKVYAIDDINKLNPDIILISSYAFENEIYDKLNKLKRKDVDIVKIYGGLENDS
- a CDS encoding ATP-grasp domain-containing protein, giving the protein MTADNKKTIIVIGAGLLSIKNIETAKKMGYKVIVTDMNPNAIGFKYADIPILLSTRDIDGHVREAKELSNNHNIVGVFTAGADVEVTVAHTARALGLIGVSPEVANKCNDKLLMRQELAKANVPGPKFAKVNDKKDALRFIKEVGYPVIIKPLDNCGSRGVRVISNDTELDSSIEFSKELGVCEKESLLIEEFLEGPTQTVEMLVCDGKYHLCSIIDTFHDYFPYRVEVAHVNPTILSKDLQNELFMLARRASEVIGIDVGAAKVDTIISGKEGPVVMEMTSRLSGGFHCQYTTPLAHGTNNIKAAIDIAVGNPIKYADIVPSKNRHARCQALFPQPGKVVSINGVEKAKMVPGVEEIFVLVNEGDLVPEYRSSADRVCFVITSGASYEEALRVAKQAKSLINIETIR
- a CDS encoding NAD-dependent epimerase/dehydratase family protein, producing MKPSVKQFGFRILLVKQLNLESGGYMNIIVTGSAGFIGSQLTEKFLVDGHKVTGIDAFRDYYPKKIKLKNLRKSTTYPLFTFIEKDLTMIPNPELIDLLTSADVVVHLAAQAGVRASWGANFDIYLRDNILATQKLLEAAKGCNLKKFIYASSSSIYGNINTFPVSEDTLPNPFSPYGVTKLAGEKMCLLYWLNYGVPVVCLRYFTVYGPRQRPDMGIYKFIKSLLNDNQIIVYGDGNQTRDFTYVDDILQANYLAIQGLSGNIYNIGGSQQVTVNELIFLLERFIGKRAKIKYTEKQKGDVNSTSADITKARQELGYKPLTDIEKGLNAQIRWMQEGV